Within the Candidatus Zixiibacteriota bacterium genome, the region TGGTCCTTTTCAGATAATTATCATCGTGTTGCGGGCGGGCCAGTTCTGGATTACCCTCGGCCGTCTGGTAGGCCCACTGGAATTGAACTCCGGCCGCACCGACAAAATTGTATGCCCGCAACTTGGCAAAATGGTTATCCCTGGTCCAGATAATGTAGGTATGCCCTTCAATGACTTCTGTCCAGCCCACGGCCGACCAGCCGCCATCAGGGGCATAACCGATTTCATCGAAATCATAGGTATACCCGACATCCTGAATATCTGTCGTGACATCGGTTACATATAAGAAAAAGGTCTCAAGATTGTCATCGTATTCGAGATAAACATCGGCATTGTCATCATTGTAATCCAGAGTTGTCTCCTCCGAAAAATCGTAACCGGCATCTTCCGGCATTTGATGAAAATCAGCCATAAAAAGATTGGTCCCTTCCGGCCGGGGGGTGTCAAATACGGTTTCATAGGATAAGGCCGATTCCTGACCTGCCCGATCGACAGCGGATACGGCATAATAATAGGTTGTTCCGTTTTCCACATCGGTATCGATATAATATTCATCATCGGTGGTTGCCATTAGTTCATAGACGTCATCGTCGGGACTCCACCAGACCCGATAATAATCCAGATCATCATCCTGGACCGGCAACCAGTAGATATAAACGGCATTATCGCCCGTTATCGAATAAACGCCCTGGGGAACCGCCGGGGTATTATCGATGTAACGAACAGTCTCGTCATCACAGCCCGTTAATATCACGGCTGAGAGTATTATTATGGAAGTTAGCAGTCTTTTCATATTGAATCTCCTTTTTCACCTGCTAAAACAATAATCAAAGATCATGCCAATTAGCTTATTCTATTGCTACACAACATGTTGGCGCTGTTATATGATTGAGCCGTAAATCGACCGGGCACAAAAAATGGTCATTCCCGAAATTTCATGCACCCTTTTGATCAAATTGAGAGAGATTATACTCTTTGATTTTTGTACGGAGGGTATTTCTGTGAATTCCAAGGACATCAGCCGTTTTGCCGATATTCCAATCCATACGATCCAATATTTTTCTGATATGATCCTTTTCGATATCGGCTATTTTTTCAAATTGGCCGGTGGATTGCGGCGAATCAATCCTTAGACCCGGCAATTCATTCGTGCTTATCACCTCATGCCGGGATAAAACCACCGCCCTCTCAATTACATTTTGTAATTCCCGAACATTCCCCGGCCAGTTATAGGAAACCAGGGCTGAAGCGGCTTCGGGGCTGAATCCTTTAATATCCTTGCCCAGTTTGCGCGAGAAGTCTCCCAGGAATTTTTCAGCCAGCAGAAAAATATCGCCCGGGCGTTCGATCAAAGGCGGCATTTTAATAATAACCACACTTAGGCGAAAATAAAGATCATCGCGAAATTTGCCCTGATCCATCAACTGGTCAAGTTCCTTGTTGGTTGCCGCTATCAGCCGAACATCCAGCGACAGGCTGGTTTCACTGCCCAGTCTCTCCACCTTTCGATCTTCAAGAACACGGAGTAGCTTGGCCTGCATTGTCAGGGGCATATCCCCGATCTCATCGAGAAACACCGTCCCGCCATCGGCCAATTCAAACTTCCCGGGTTTACGCCTGTCAGCCCCGGTAAAAGCGCCTTTTTCGAATCCAAAAAGCTCGGATTCAAGAAGATTTTCCGGGATGGCGGCGCAATTCACGGCCACAAAGCGATTTTCCTTCCGGGGCGAGAGTGAATGAATCGCGTGCGCCGCCAGTTCTTTTCCGGTCCCCGACGGACCCGTAATAAGAACTGTGGAATCACCCGGAGCGGCCAAATTTATCAAATCCAGCACATCTTTCATGGCTTTTGATTTGCCGATTAATTCCCCCGATCCGAATCGCTCCCGAACGGTGTCATTCAGCAATTTATGTTCGACCACCAGCCGATGCTGCTCGGCCGCCTTATTTAAATTCAGCAATAATTCTTCGAGTTCAACCGGCTTGGTCTGATAATGAAAAGCTCCTTTTTTCATGGCTTCAACAGCCGTCTCAACCGAACCAAAGGCCGTCAATACGATAATCTGGATAAAAGGATTTATCTCCCTGAGACGTTCAATCAATTCGATTCCATCCATACCGGGCATTTT harbors:
- a CDS encoding fibronectin type III domain-containing protein; protein product: MKRLLTSIIILSAVILTGCDDETVRYIDNTPAVPQGVYSITGDNAVYIYWLPVQDDDLDYYRVWWSPDDDVYELMATTDDEYYIDTDVENGTTYYYAVSAVDRAGQESALSYETVFDTPRPEGTNLFMADFHQMPEDAGYDFSEETTLDYNDDNADVYLEYDDNLETFFLYVTDVTTDIQDVGYTYDFDEIGYAPDGGWSAVGWTEVIEGHTYIIWTRDNHFAKLRAYNFVGAAGVQFQWAYQTAEGNPELARPQHDDNYLKRTINGTIIK
- a CDS encoding sigma-54-dependent Fis family transcriptional regulator, which codes for MDRVKLLLVDDEIGQRQMLAGYLEKKGYKISQAASGEEALEAYKSFFSPVAVVDMKMPGMDGIELIERLREINPFIQIIVLTAFGSVETAVEAMKKGAFHYQTKPVELEELLLNLNKAAEQHRLVVEHKLLNDTVRERFGSGELIGKSKAMKDVLDLINLAAPGDSTVLITGPSGTGKELAAHAIHSLSPRKENRFVAVNCAAIPENLLESELFGFEKGAFTGADRRKPGKFELADGGTVFLDEIGDMPLTMQAKLLRVLEDRKVERLGSETSLSLDVRLIAATNKELDQLMDQGKFRDDLYFRLSVVIIKMPPLIERPGDIFLLAEKFLGDFSRKLGKDIKGFSPEAASALVSYNWPGNVRELQNVIERAVVLSRHEVISTNELPGLRIDSPQSTGQFEKIADIEKDHIRKILDRMDWNIGKTADVLGIHRNTLRTKIKEYNLSQFDQKGA